In the genome of Candidatus Abawacabacteria bacterium, one region contains:
- a CDS encoding S-layer homology domain-containing protein: MYPRSIATSVFSIFMLSTLPLPALAATATATATPSPTISASPSATTTATPIAQAEVVFSDITKDHWAYNSVQTVVQAKIMNGYGDSTFRPDQPITRAETTKVIALAVGKGDIKKPTTVTLPFTDITRDDPLIPYIQHSYENRIIKGYNDNTFRPAKPVTRAEFLKIFMLAANSVFKDYNTGEAFLDVGAAHDLASYIYSARALGYIKGTSNGLFYPNTPITRAEAAKIIYAYVADKKQQFPELSELEKKMFEEINNKRKSEGKAALIIDNKLSGIARKQSQELFEQWHFLSKQQKKEYEASHANQIEQDKRRPWTSHRNASGLTFDQWFALASKKYDINYSEATQNIAHAFFDSATPIDRVVDIINKMFEKGSDNSFLYAHAYNLLGSYVSYTHIGLGVVVGDDPEEMYVTQILTK, from the coding sequence ATGTACCCACGATCAATCGCAACCAGTGTATTTAGTATTTTCATGCTCAGCACATTACCTTTACCTGCTTTGGCAGCCACTGCTACTGCTACAGCGACACCTAGCCCAACGATCTCAGCATCTCCATCCGCCACTACTACCGCCACACCTATAGCACAAGCTGAGGTTGTCTTTAGTGACATAACTAAAGACCACTGGGCCTACAATTCAGTACAAACAGTAGTACAGGCAAAAATAATGAACGGCTATGGAGACAGTACTTTTCGTCCCGACCAACCAATAACACGAGCAGAGACTACTAAAGTAATTGCCTTGGCTGTAGGAAAAGGTGATATCAAAAAACCAACAACAGTCACCCTACCCTTTACTGATATCACTAGAGATGATCCTTTGATTCCTTATATTCAGCACAGCTATGAAAATCGCATTATCAAGGGCTACAATGACAATACATTTCGTCCAGCAAAGCCAGTTACTAGAGCTGAGTTTCTCAAAATCTTCATGTTAGCAGCTAATAGTGTATTTAAAGATTACAATACCGGTGAAGCCTTTTTAGATGTTGGGGCAGCTCATGATTTAGCAAGTTATATTTATTCCGCTCGTGCCTTAGGTTATATCAAAGGCACCAGCAATGGTCTTTTTTATCCCAATACCCCGATTACTAGAGCAGAAGCGGCAAAAATAATTTATGCCTATGTGGCAGACAAAAAACAGCAATTCCCCGAATTATCTGAATTGGAGAAAAAAATGTTTGAAGAAATTAATAACAAACGGAAAAGTGAAGGCAAGGCTGCATTGATTATAGATAATAAACTTTCTGGCATCGCAAGGAAACAAAGTCAGGAACTCTTTGAACAATGGCATTTCCTCAGTAAACAACAAAAGAAAGAATACGAAGCTAGTCACGCGAACCAAATAGAACAAGATAAGCGCCGCCCCTGGACATCACATCGTAACGCTAGTGGACTAACTTTTGATCAATGGTTCGCTTTGGCCAGCAAAAAGTATGACATTAATTATAGTGAAGCAACCCAAAATATTGCTCATGCTTTCTTTGATAGCGCAACGCCAATAGATCGTGTGGTTGATATTATCAATAAAATGTTTGAAAAAGGCAGTGACAATAGCTTCCTTTATGCACATGCCTATAATTTATTAGGTAGCTATGTGTCATATACCCATATTGGACTTGGAGTTGTAGTGGGCGATGATCCGGAAGAAATGTATGTCACTCAAATTCTCACCAAATAG